The Fimbriimonas ginsengisoli Gsoil 348 genome window below encodes:
- a CDS encoding enoyl-CoA hydratase-related protein, with protein sequence MLNVESEGAVLRVTIDRPEVRNAFNDELIAQLSTVFTHVAPEVRAIVLTGSGDTFCAGGDLAWMRKAAGYTEEQNAEDALHLAQLFQSMVECHAVVIARVRGACFGGGCGLVAASDVAIASEDALFAFSEVRLGLVPATISPFVLPKIGAGHARHLFSTGEAFGAAHALRIGLVHDVAPPDDLDAAVAKRIKAVLAAGPAAVASAKQLAQEPPLSLPEAAALLARTRANEEAKEGISAFLEKTQSELSRMIEKLLIANRGEIAVRVIRAAREMRVRTVAVYSDADRDAMHVQLADEAVALGAPEPSASYLDAAKILDAARATGADAIHPGYGFLSERAEFSDACAKTGILFVGPPASAMRRLGAKTDAKALAVQAGVPIVPGMFEPGATDAQLKAAADQIGYPVMLKASAGGGGRGMRAVHNPADFDGELKTASDEALKAFGDGTMMVEKLVERPRHVEVQVLADRHGNVATLFERECSIQRRHQKLIEESPSPLFDSQPGLWPQMAEASRRLVLEAGYFNAGTVEFIVDEAAGAFYFLEVNARLQVEHPVTEMVTGLDLVQWQIRIAQGDRLEIDPRLIAGDRGAMKGHAIEARIVAEDPARNFLPSVGKILAWAEPKAPGVRVDTGYAADAEIPRYYDSMIAKVIAHGDTRAEAIQRLRGALLDFHVLGVRTNVAYLLDVLSHAGFQKGDIDTGFLGREFSEWAPGDIPAEIGAILLTVTPVAKAGAPSAVGAWALADRFRNAR encoded by the coding sequence ATGCTCAACGTGGAGTCTGAGGGAGCCGTCCTTCGCGTAACCATCGATCGTCCTGAGGTTCGAAACGCCTTTAACGACGAGCTGATCGCTCAGCTCTCGACCGTCTTCACGCACGTCGCTCCGGAAGTCAGGGCGATCGTGCTGACCGGCAGCGGCGACACGTTTTGCGCGGGCGGAGACCTCGCCTGGATGCGAAAGGCCGCGGGTTACACCGAGGAGCAGAACGCCGAAGATGCCCTCCACTTGGCCCAGCTGTTCCAAAGCATGGTGGAGTGTCATGCCGTGGTGATCGCTCGGGTCCGCGGTGCTTGCTTTGGGGGGGGATGCGGCCTCGTCGCCGCGTCCGACGTGGCGATCGCGAGCGAAGACGCCCTCTTCGCCTTTAGCGAGGTCCGCCTCGGCCTGGTACCCGCGACGATCTCCCCGTTCGTTCTGCCCAAGATCGGCGCTGGTCATGCCCGCCACCTCTTTTCGACCGGGGAAGCATTCGGCGCTGCCCACGCCTTGCGCATCGGCCTCGTGCACGACGTCGCCCCTCCCGACGACCTCGATGCCGCCGTCGCAAAACGGATCAAAGCTGTCCTAGCCGCCGGCCCCGCCGCGGTCGCCAGCGCGAAGCAACTGGCCCAGGAGCCGCCGCTGAGCCTCCCCGAAGCCGCCGCCCTCCTCGCCCGGACGCGGGCGAATGAGGAGGCCAAAGAGGGAATCTCGGCTTTCCTCGAAAAAACGCAAAGCGAGTTATCAAGGATGATCGAGAAGCTGCTCATCGCAAATCGAGGCGAGATCGCCGTTCGGGTAATCCGCGCCGCGCGAGAAATGAGGGTGCGAACCGTCGCCGTCTACAGCGACGCCGATCGCGACGCGATGCACGTTCAGTTGGCCGACGAAGCGGTTGCCCTCGGCGCGCCAGAACCGTCCGCCAGCTATCTCGACGCCGCCAAAATCCTGGACGCTGCCCGCGCCACCGGCGCCGACGCGATCCATCCCGGCTACGGCTTTCTCAGCGAGCGCGCCGAGTTCAGCGACGCATGCGCGAAGACCGGGATCCTTTTCGTGGGGCCGCCGGCTTCCGCCATGCGCCGCCTCGGCGCCAAGACCGATGCGAAAGCGCTCGCCGTCCAAGCCGGGGTACCGATCGTGCCCGGGATGTTCGAGCCCGGCGCAACGGACGCGCAGCTCAAAGCGGCCGCGGACCAGATCGGCTACCCGGTAATGCTCAAGGCCAGCGCCGGGGGCGGCGGGCGGGGGATGCGCGCGGTCCACAATCCCGCCGACTTCGATGGCGAGTTGAAAACCGCTTCCGATGAGGCGCTCAAGGCGTTCGGCGACGGCACGATGATGGTGGAGAAGCTCGTCGAGCGCCCCCGCCACGTCGAGGTCCAAGTGCTGGCCGACCGCCACGGAAATGTGGCGACCCTTTTCGAGCGTGAATGCTCCATCCAGCGGCGTCACCAAAAGCTGATCGAAGAATCGCCATCCCCGCTTTTCGATTCCCAGCCCGGCTTGTGGCCCCAAATGGCGGAGGCGTCTCGGAGGCTCGTGCTGGAAGCCGGCTACTTCAACGCCGGCACCGTCGAATTCATCGTCGACGAAGCCGCCGGCGCCTTCTATTTCCTCGAGGTGAATGCCCGGTTGCAGGTCGAGCACCCCGTCACCGAGATGGTCACCGGCCTGGACCTCGTGCAATGGCAGATTCGAATCGCCCAAGGTGATCGCTTGGAGATCGACCCTCGACTGATCGCCGGAGACCGGGGCGCGATGAAAGGCCACGCGATCGAAGCCCGCATCGTGGCCGAGGACCCGGCCCGCAATTTCTTGCCGTCGGTGGGGAAGATCCTCGCCTGGGCCGAGCCCAAAGCTCCCGGCGTGAGGGTCGATACCGGCTACGCCGCCGATGCCGAGATCCCGCGCTACTACGATTCGATGATCGCCAAAGTGATCGCCCATGGCGACACCCGGGCAGAAGCCATCCAGCGCCTGCGAGGCGCGTTACTCGACTTCCACGTCCTCGGCGTTCGAACCAACGTCGCCTACCTCCTGGATGTCCTGTCTCACGCGGGCTTCCAGAAAGGTGACATCGATACCGGCTTCCTGGGCCGGGAGTTTTCCGAATGGGCTCCCGGCGATATCCCTGCCGAGATCGGCGCGATTCTTCTCACGGTAACTCCCGTCGCCAAAGCGGGAGCCCCATCCGCCGTCGGCGCATGGGCGCTCGCCGATCGGTTCCGGAACGCCCGCTGA
- a CDS encoding YiiD C-terminal domain-containing protein yields the protein METKALQRYLHEHIPLTAAMGVNVEHADESRVVLSAPLAPNINHRNTAFGGSIGAIATVAAWAWLHWHAARFPFSVRLVVRSSRVEFLLPIEGDFTAICERPPDDEIRGYEASLLRRGKGRIELHARLEQGGQVCATFTGTFVAIRPDEP from the coding sequence ATGGAGACCAAGGCTCTTCAGCGATACCTGCACGAACACATTCCCCTCACCGCCGCGATGGGGGTAAACGTCGAGCACGCCGACGAAAGCAGGGTGGTTCTAAGCGCTCCGCTGGCCCCCAACATCAACCACCGAAATACCGCCTTCGGCGGCAGCATCGGCGCCATCGCGACGGTTGCCGCTTGGGCCTGGTTGCATTGGCACGCGGCCCGGTTTCCGTTTTCGGTTCGCCTCGTCGTCCGCTCCAGCCGTGTTGAGTTCCTCCTGCCGATCGAGGGCGACTTCACCGCGATCTGCGAGCGCCCGCCGGACGACGAAATTCGTGGCTATGAAGCTTCCTTGCTTAGGCGAGGAAAAGGGCGGATCGAGCTCCATGCGCGACTGGAGCAAGGGGGCCAGGTCTGTGCCACGTTCACCGGAACCTTCGTCGCGATCCGCCCCGATGAGCCATAA
- a CDS encoding acetyl-CoA carboxylase biotin carboxyl carrier protein codes for MADYKETIGELAELMQEYRLTEARLKSADLTIAFRRRSASKPSTSSEESTESHEEYSFDTAAAAPAVPSAPKGIPVASPMTGIFYNSSSPGSPAFVKEGETVTAGQIIGLIEAMKVFNEIPCTASGTVLQIVAQSGQIVNPGDVIIYVG; via the coding sequence GTGGCGGACTACAAGGAGACGATTGGCGAACTTGCGGAGCTGATGCAGGAGTATCGGCTGACCGAGGCGCGTCTCAAATCCGCGGATCTCACGATCGCCTTCCGTCGCCGTAGCGCATCCAAGCCGTCGACCTCAAGCGAGGAATCGACGGAATCGCATGAAGAGTATTCGTTCGATACTGCCGCGGCCGCACCTGCCGTTCCTTCGGCGCCAAAGGGCATTCCCGTCGCCAGCCCCATGACCGGCATCTTCTATAACTCCTCCAGCCCCGGATCGCCGGCGTTTGTCAAGGAAGGGGAGACGGTTACCGCGGGCCAGATTATCGGCCTCATTGAGGCGATGAAAGTGTTTAACGAGATCCCCTGCACCGCGAGCGGCACCGTATTGCAGATCGTCGCCCAAAGCGGACAGATCGTAAACCCGGGCGACGTCATCATCTACGTCGGCTAG
- a CDS encoding homoserine dehydrogenase — MTSTLTRTVRVGILGFGTVGSGAYRMLQDNRDAILRRVGVPFEVTKIGIRDTAKPRQLPAEMFTTDLTSIVDDPAIEVVLELIGGVDPAAELVERALRNGKHVVTANKELIAKHGARLISLAKSKGLDLHYEAAVGGGIPLVQPLKHQLAGNDVLKMMGILNGTTNYILTKMQREGADFADVLAEAQAKGYAEADPTNDVDGFDTMYKISVLASIAFHKHLPVEGVYREGIRGVSLLDMQYADALGYTIKFLAIVDAIAEDTILARVHPTLIPKTHPLASVNDVYNALYLHGDFVGDLMFSGRGAGSDPTASAVVGDLLDVGRNIAGGGSGSAIPFDEEPLKTCPIDDLRTAFYLRLVVQDRPKVLGIIATEFGEHDVSLAAMEMKTLDESRGEIVFLTHPCLEKNFRELLVGLKQSGVVEEVCSSIRVVS, encoded by the coding sequence GTGACCTCCACCCTCACTCGCACCGTCCGCGTCGGCATCCTTGGCTTCGGTACCGTTGGCAGCGGCGCGTACCGGATGTTGCAGGACAACCGCGACGCTATTCTTCGCCGGGTCGGGGTTCCTTTCGAGGTTACGAAGATAGGCATCCGCGACACCGCAAAGCCTCGGCAACTGCCGGCCGAAATGTTCACCACCGACCTCACGTCGATCGTCGACGATCCCGCCATCGAGGTAGTCCTGGAGCTTATTGGCGGAGTGGACCCGGCCGCCGAGCTGGTCGAGCGAGCTTTGCGAAATGGCAAGCACGTGGTCACCGCTAACAAAGAGCTGATCGCGAAACACGGCGCCCGGCTTATTTCCCTCGCCAAGAGCAAGGGATTGGACCTCCACTACGAGGCCGCGGTAGGAGGCGGAATCCCGCTTGTGCAGCCGTTGAAGCATCAGCTTGCCGGCAACGACGTGTTGAAGATGATGGGAATCCTCAACGGCACCACTAACTACATCCTCACGAAAATGCAGCGTGAGGGGGCGGACTTTGCCGACGTCTTGGCGGAAGCGCAGGCGAAGGGATACGCCGAGGCCGATCCGACGAACGATGTCGATGGCTTCGACACTATGTATAAGATCTCGGTGCTGGCCAGCATCGCTTTCCACAAGCACTTACCGGTGGAAGGGGTCTATCGCGAGGGGATTCGAGGCGTTTCTCTGCTCGACATGCAATACGCCGACGCCCTCGGCTACACGATCAAGTTCTTGGCGATCGTGGACGCCATCGCGGAAGATACGATCCTCGCACGGGTTCACCCGACTCTGATCCCGAAGACGCATCCTCTGGCAAGCGTCAACGACGTCTACAACGCCCTTTACCTGCACGGAGACTTTGTCGGCGACCTGATGTTCTCCGGCCGAGGCGCCGGCTCGGACCCCACCGCTTCGGCGGTCGTCGGCGATCTGTTGGATGTGGGCCGAAATATCGCCGGCGGAGGCTCCGGCAGCGCGATCCCGTTCGACGAGGAGCCGCTGAAAACCTGCCCGATCGACGACCTTCGAACCGCTTTCTATCTCCGCCTCGTCGTCCAAGACCGCCCCAAAGTCCTCGGCATCATCGCCACCGAGTTTGGCGAGCACGACGTCTCCCTCGCCGCCATGGAAATGAAAACCCTCGACGAATCCCGTGGCGAGATCGTCTTCCTCACCCACCCATGCCTAGAGAAGAACTTCCGAGAACTGCTCGTCGGCTTGAAGCAAAGCGGAGTCGTGGAAGAAGTCTGTAGCTCGATAAGGGTAGTGAGTTAA
- a CDS encoding YcxB family protein, which produces MPDIVRTRPYAIDPAGLARATHLMTLRRLVMYVFIGGAAEVAVLALLGVPWYISAPSLAVAFTMLTVTRRHRMATKLARVPGLATERVAEVSQDQITVRSLGDAEEVKLLLENLFWVKRYGGFYLLAIDRQQFLPVPADAFVSDDESRFQEFLRHRVPKVEGF; this is translated from the coding sequence GTGCCCGACATTGTCCGCACGCGGCCGTACGCGATCGATCCAGCAGGTCTGGCGCGGGCGACGCACTTGATGACCCTCCGGAGGCTGGTGATGTACGTCTTCATCGGCGGCGCGGCGGAGGTCGCCGTCCTCGCACTGCTTGGCGTCCCTTGGTACATCTCGGCGCCTAGTCTCGCGGTCGCTTTTACTATGCTCACGGTGACGAGGCGGCATCGGATGGCGACAAAGCTGGCCCGAGTGCCAGGACTCGCGACTGAACGAGTTGCGGAGGTCAGCCAGGACCAGATCACGGTTCGCTCGCTAGGAGATGCCGAGGAAGTCAAGCTCCTTCTAGAGAACCTATTTTGGGTGAAGCGGTACGGAGGCTTTTATTTATTGGCGATCGATCGCCAACAGTTTCTTCCGGTGCCGGCCGATGCCTTCGTGTCCGATGATGAGTCGCGATTCCAAGAATTCTTACGGCACCGCGTTCCAAAGGTGGAAGGGTTCTAG